Proteins encoded together in one Yersinia mollaretii ATCC 43969 window:
- the astD gene encoding succinylglutamate-semialdehyde dehydrogenase: protein MTHPALFIQGEWRTGKGAHFDKHDPMDQQLLWQGQAADHQDVAAACHAARGAFPAWARAPLEQRVAVVQRFAALLEQHKQQLARTISLETSKPHWETVTEVQAMIGKVAISLQAYQTRTGSSQTPMGDAVSVLRHRPHGVLAVFGPYNFPGHLPNGHIVPALLAGNTLVFKPSELTPMTAEETVKLWQLAGIPDGVLNLVQGGRETGEALAAQPDIDGLLFTGSANTGYHLHRQLAGQPEKILALEMGGNNALIVEHVTDRDAAVNLAIQSAFISAGQRCTCSRRVLVKTGAEGDAFLLRFVAVAKALRIGRWDSQPAPFMGAVISSQAAEKMLAAQQLLIELGGKPLLAMTRPDSQSAVLTPGIIDITGISGVPDEEYFGPLVSVIRYDDFAQALNIANQTRFGLAIGLVSDDRQQFEQLLLEARAGIVNWNKPLTGASSAAPFGGVGASGNHRPSAFYAADYCAWPMASLESESLTLPATLSPGITFDLPAFDLPDRH, encoded by the coding sequence ATGACCCATCCTGCACTGTTTATTCAGGGTGAATGGCGCACTGGCAAAGGTGCCCATTTCGACAAACATGACCCCATGGATCAGCAACTCTTGTGGCAAGGGCAGGCCGCTGACCATCAGGATGTGGCGGCAGCTTGTCACGCCGCACGGGGCGCTTTCCCTGCTTGGGCGCGTGCGCCGCTGGAACAGCGGGTGGCTGTCGTGCAACGTTTTGCCGCCTTACTTGAGCAGCATAAGCAACAATTGGCGCGCACCATTAGCTTGGAAACCAGTAAACCCCACTGGGAAACGGTGACGGAAGTGCAGGCGATGATCGGCAAAGTGGCGATTTCGCTGCAAGCCTATCAAACCCGAACGGGCAGCAGCCAGACTCCGATGGGCGATGCTGTTTCGGTGTTGCGTCATCGACCCCATGGTGTCTTGGCGGTTTTTGGCCCTTACAACTTTCCGGGGCATTTACCCAATGGGCATATCGTGCCAGCACTGTTGGCGGGCAATACTCTGGTGTTTAAGCCCAGTGAATTGACACCCATGACAGCAGAAGAGACGGTCAAACTGTGGCAATTGGCCGGTATACCTGACGGCGTGCTCAATTTAGTACAGGGCGGGCGTGAAACGGGCGAAGCACTGGCGGCACAACCTGATATTGATGGTTTATTGTTCACGGGCAGCGCGAATACGGGCTATCACTTGCATCGTCAATTAGCGGGGCAGCCGGAAAAAATTCTGGCGCTGGAAATGGGCGGCAACAATGCCCTGATTGTTGAGCATGTCACAGACCGTGATGCTGCAGTTAATCTCGCGATTCAGTCGGCGTTTATCTCCGCTGGACAGCGCTGTACCTGTTCTCGCCGCGTGTTGGTGAAAACGGGCGCTGAAGGCGATGCTTTTTTACTGCGTTTTGTCGCCGTCGCCAAAGCACTGCGTATTGGCCGCTGGGACAGTCAACCTGCACCTTTTATGGGCGCGGTAATTTCATCTCAGGCGGCTGAAAAGATGCTTGCAGCACAACAACTGTTGATAGAGTTAGGCGGAAAACCTCTATTAGCCATGACCCGCCCCGACAGCCAGAGTGCGGTCTTGACCCCCGGTATTATTGATATCACCGGCATCAGTGGGGTTCCCGATGAAGAGTATTTCGGTCCACTGGTCAGCGTCATTCGCTACGATGATTTTGCTCAAGCGCTAAACATTGCCAATCAAACCCGCTTCGGGTTAGCCATTGGTCTGGTTTCTGACGATCGCCAACAATTTGAACAACTGCTGTTGGAAGCCCGCGCGGGGATTGTTAACTGGAACAAACCGCTGACGGGAGCCTCAAGTGCTGCGCCCTTTGGTGGGGTCGGCGCATCCGGCAACCATCGACCAAGTGCATTTTACGCCGCTGATTATTGTGCTTGGCCAATGGCATCACTGGAAAGCGAAAGCCTGACGCTGCCTGCTACCTTGTCGCCGGGCATCACTTTCGATTTACCCGCTTTTGATTTGCCAGACAGGCACTGA
- the astA gene encoding arginine N-succinyltransferase — protein sequence MMIIRPVERRDLADILELAGKTGVGMTSLPQNEAHLAARIERAINTWQGSLTAGEQGYLFVLEDSEREKVVGVSAIEVAVGLNDPWYNFRVGTLVHASKTLNVYKSVPTLFLSNDHTGYSELCTLFLDPEYRINKNGPFLSKVRFLFIAAFRQYFSRKVIAEMRGFTDEQGRSPFWENVGRHFFAIEFAKADYLSGTGQKAFIAELMPKHPLYVDFLAEEARAVIGQVHPHTAPARAVLETEGLQYQGYVDIFDGGPTLEANTDEVRAVRDSSRRKVVIDDIDVDPSGTAYLVANDHYQHFRSILIHTHLSDEWLHLTTPHAAALGVAAGDSVRIVSLFAPEIKK from the coding sequence ATGATGATCATTCGCCCGGTAGAGCGCCGAGATTTGGCCGATATCCTTGAGTTGGCTGGAAAAACTGGCGTTGGCATGACTTCACTGCCACAAAATGAGGCACATCTCGCGGCACGTATTGAGCGCGCGATAAATACCTGGCAAGGTTCTTTGACAGCGGGCGAACAGGGCTACCTGTTCGTTTTGGAAGACAGTGAACGAGAGAAAGTGGTGGGTGTCAGTGCCATTGAAGTGGCGGTCGGATTGAATGATCCTTGGTACAACTTCCGCGTCGGGACGCTGGTGCACGCCTCCAAAACGCTGAATGTGTACAAATCTGTCCCGACCCTGTTTCTCAGCAATGACCACACGGGGTATAGCGAACTGTGCACGCTGTTTCTTGATCCTGAATATCGTATCAATAAAAACGGCCCCTTCTTATCAAAAGTGCGTTTTCTCTTTATTGCGGCATTTCGTCAATACTTCTCCCGCAAAGTCATTGCCGAGATGCGGGGCTTTACGGATGAACAGGGCCGCTCGCCATTTTGGGAGAATGTGGGTCGTCACTTCTTCGCGATTGAGTTCGCCAAAGCCGATTACCTCAGTGGAACAGGGCAAAAAGCCTTTATTGCTGAATTAATGCCCAAGCACCCGCTGTATGTGGATTTTCTGGCAGAGGAGGCGCGGGCAGTGATCGGGCAAGTTCATCCACACACTGCACCCGCACGGGCGGTACTGGAGACCGAAGGGCTACAATATCAAGGCTATGTGGATATCTTTGATGGCGGCCCGACACTGGAAGCCAACACGGATGAAGTGCGCGCAGTGCGGGACAGCAGCAGGCGAAAAGTGGTTATCGATGATATCGATGTTGATCCAAGTGGCACCGCCTATTTAGTGGCGAATGATCACTATCAACATTTCCGCTCAATATTGATTCACACTCATCTATCAGATGAATGGTTGCATTTAACCACCCCACATGCCGCCGCACTGGGTGTCGCTGCGGGTGATTCGGTTCGGATAGTGAGCCTCTTTGCTCCGGAGATAAAAAAATGA
- a CDS encoding aspartate aminotransferase family protein, translating into MEQPIPVTRQSFDEWIVPTYAPADFIIVRGEGATLWDQQGKSYIDFAGGIAVNALGHGHPAVKAALIEQADKVWHLGNGYTNEPVLRLAKQLIDATFAEKVFFCNSGAEANEAALKLARKYALDNFANKPGLQGEKNQIVAFRNAFHGRTLFTVSAGGQPKYSQDFAPLPGGISHGIFNDLASAEALITDQTCAVIVEPIQGEGGVLPADREFLHGLRALCDRHNALLIFDEVQTGVGRTGELYAYMHYGVTPDVLTSAKALGGGFPIAAMLTTTQFASALNVGSHGTTYGGNPLACAVAGTVLSLINTPAVLAGVKERHQWFLDGLAEINARYKVFAEIRGRGLLIGCALNSDYAGKSKEIIQAAAEHGLIALIAGPDVVRFAPSLIISRQDIKDGLARLALGIEQVCRKAKS; encoded by the coding sequence ATGGAACAGCCAATCCCGGTTACCCGACAGTCTTTTGATGAATGGATCGTCCCAACCTATGCACCAGCAGATTTTATTATCGTGCGGGGAGAGGGGGCGACACTGTGGGATCAGCAGGGCAAATCGTATATCGACTTTGCGGGCGGTATTGCCGTCAATGCCTTGGGACATGGGCATCCGGCGGTTAAGGCTGCACTGATTGAGCAAGCGGATAAAGTGTGGCATTTGGGCAACGGTTATACCAACGAACCGGTGCTGCGACTGGCGAAACAACTGATCGATGCGACCTTTGCGGAGAAAGTTTTCTTCTGCAACTCAGGGGCTGAGGCCAATGAGGCGGCGCTAAAATTGGCGCGAAAATATGCGCTGGATAACTTTGCCAATAAGCCGGGCCTGCAGGGAGAGAAAAACCAGATTGTGGCGTTTAGAAATGCATTTCATGGCCGCACCCTGTTTACCGTGTCTGCGGGTGGGCAGCCTAAATACTCGCAGGATTTTGCGCCGCTGCCGGGGGGCATCAGTCACGGCATTTTCAATGATCTGGCCTCTGCTGAAGCACTGATCACCGACCAAACCTGTGCAGTGATTGTCGAGCCAATTCAAGGTGAAGGCGGAGTATTGCCAGCGGATCGCGAGTTTCTGCACGGCTTGCGCGCCTTATGCGATCGCCATAATGCATTGCTGATTTTTGATGAAGTACAGACTGGGGTCGGCCGCACTGGAGAGCTCTACGCCTACATGCATTACGGCGTGACACCGGATGTCCTGACCAGTGCTAAAGCCTTAGGCGGTGGCTTCCCGATTGCTGCGATGCTAACCACCACGCAATTTGCCAGCGCACTGAATGTCGGCAGCCATGGCACCACCTACGGCGGTAACCCACTGGCTTGCGCCGTGGCCGGTACCGTTTTGTCACTGATCAACACCCCTGCGGTGCTTGCGGGCGTGAAAGAGCGACACCAGTGGTTCTTGGATGGGTTGGCTGAAATCAATGCCCGCTACAAAGTCTTCGCTGAAATACGTGGGCGCGGGCTACTGATTGGCTGTGCGCTCAACAGTGATTATGCCGGTAAATCCAAAGAGATTATTCAGGCTGCCGCTGAGCATGGGCTTATTGCGCTCATTGCTGGCCCTGATGTGGTGCGTTTTGCGCCATCACTGATTATTTCTCGACAAGATATTAAGGATGGTTTGGCCCGACTTGCACTGGGGATTGAACAGGTGTGTCGAAAGGCTAAGTCGTAA
- a CDS encoding PLP-dependent aminotransferase family protein encodes MTRYEQLAQQIRAQIESKVWQAGDKLPSLRESCKQSGLSLMTVVQSYQLLESQGWIVARPQSGYYVASRPTQLPQPQRGKKLHLDEQVDINAFIFDVLQAGKDPAIMPFGSAFPDPSLLLQPRLSRSLASVARKISPQSSVTNLPPGNESLRRNIAQRYAASGMNVSPEEIVITAGAMESLSLSLQAVTQPGDWVVLESPAFYGALQAIERLRLKAIFITTHPQHGMDLDALEQVITQYPIKACWLMTHFQNPLGCTMSWPQKKRLVALLQQNNISLIEDDVYGELYFGAERPLPAKALDQHRQILHCSSFSKCLAPGFRVGWVAAGEHAQRIQHLQLMSTVSASVPTQLAIADYLTQGGYDTHLRRLRRLMEQRLNALRQAVVEHFPKNVKISHPAGGYFLWLELEPPFNASELYRRALSQGVSIAPGRMFTTGNQFDHCFRLNASFAWSEQSQKAIQILAQLIHQLSHDTYNSRFR; translated from the coding sequence ATGACTCGATATGAACAGTTAGCGCAGCAAATCCGGGCGCAAATAGAATCTAAGGTCTGGCAGGCGGGTGACAAGCTGCCGTCGCTGCGAGAAAGTTGTAAGCAATCAGGACTCAGCTTAATGACGGTGGTGCAGTCATATCAGCTACTGGAAAGTCAGGGGTGGATCGTCGCCCGTCCGCAATCGGGCTACTATGTGGCCTCGCGTCCGACACAACTGCCGCAGCCTCAGCGCGGGAAAAAACTGCATCTGGATGAGCAAGTAGACATTAATGCTTTTATTTTTGATGTACTACAAGCAGGTAAAGATCCGGCAATTATGCCCTTTGGTTCGGCATTTCCTGATCCGAGTCTCTTGCTGCAACCCCGCTTATCCCGCTCACTGGCCAGTGTGGCCCGCAAAATATCACCACAAAGCTCGGTGACCAATTTACCGCCGGGGAATGAGAGTTTACGGCGCAATATCGCCCAGCGTTATGCCGCCAGTGGAATGAATGTTTCACCCGAGGAGATTGTGATTACTGCTGGGGCGATGGAGTCACTGAGCTTGAGTTTGCAAGCCGTCACTCAGCCCGGCGATTGGGTGGTGCTAGAGTCGCCGGCCTTTTATGGCGCACTACAGGCCATTGAGCGGTTACGATTAAAAGCCATTTTCATCACCACGCACCCGCAGCATGGCATGGATCTGGATGCCCTTGAGCAGGTCATCACGCAATACCCGATTAAAGCCTGCTGGTTAATGACCCATTTTCAGAATCCTTTGGGGTGCACCATGTCATGGCCGCAGAAAAAACGGCTGGTGGCGCTGTTGCAACAGAACAATATTTCGTTGATTGAAGATGATGTTTATGGCGAATTGTACTTTGGTGCCGAGCGCCCGCTGCCTGCCAAAGCACTCGATCAACATCGGCAGATTCTGCACTGCTCCTCATTTTCAAAGTGTCTGGCACCGGGTTTCCGTGTGGGGTGGGTCGCCGCTGGTGAACATGCGCAGCGGATTCAACATTTGCAACTGATGAGTACCGTTTCGGCCAGTGTCCCGACCCAGTTGGCGATTGCGGATTATCTCACTCAAGGCGGCTATGATACCCATCTTCGCCGCTTACGCCGCTTAATGGAGCAGCGGCTAAACGCACTGCGGCAGGCGGTGGTCGAGCATTTTCCGAAAAATGTCAAAATCAGCCATCCAGCGGGAGGGTATTTTTTGTGGCTGGAACTAGAACCCCCCTTTAATGCCAGCGAACTCTATCGGCGTGCACTGTCGCAGGGCGTCAGTATTGCCCCCGGCCGGATGTTCACCACCGGTAATCAGTTTGATCACTGCTTTCGACTCAATGCCTCTTTTGCTTGGTCAGAGCAGAGCCAAAAGGCGATCCAAATTTTGGCGCAATTGATTCACCAACTGAGCCACGACACCTATAACAGTCGCTTCCGCTAG
- a CDS encoding cytochrome ubiquinol oxidase subunit I, with the protein MFGLTALELARIQFAFTISFHIIFPAITIGLASFLAVLEGLWLKTKNEDYRDLYHFWSKIFAVNFGMGVVSGLVMAYQFGTNWSFFSEFAGSITGPLLTYEVLTAFFLEAGFLGVMLFGWNRVGPGLHFFATCMVALGTLMSTFWILASNSWMQTPQGFEVINGQVVPVDWLKVIFNPSFPYRLLHMSTAAFLASAFFVGASAAWHLLRKRDTPVMRKMLSMAMWMALIVAPLQAVIGDAHGLNTLEYQPAKIAAIEGHWENKPGEATPLILFGWPDMKQEKTHFAVEIPYLGSLILTHSLEKQIPALKSFPPEDRPNSTIVFWSFRIMVGLGMLMILAGFWSLWLRWRGGLYQSRPFLYFVLWMGPSGLIAILAGWFTTEVGRQPWIVYGLQRTRDAVSSHGEMHMSISLLVFIVVYGSVFGVGYAYMMRLIRQGPKAHEDSQPEQGGPGQHKTPARPLSAVSEPFDTDHNLSPTDNNHHRS; encoded by the coding sequence ATGTTTGGCTTAACCGCTCTCGAGTTGGCCAGAATCCAATTCGCTTTCACTATTTCGTTCCATATCATCTTCCCCGCCATCACTATCGGGTTAGCCAGTTTTCTGGCGGTATTGGAGGGTTTATGGTTAAAAACCAAAAATGAGGATTATCGCGATCTCTACCATTTTTGGTCGAAAATCTTTGCCGTCAACTTTGGTATGGGGGTGGTTTCCGGTCTCGTCATGGCCTACCAATTCGGCACTAACTGGAGCTTTTTCTCCGAATTTGCTGGCAGTATCACTGGCCCCTTGCTGACCTATGAAGTCCTGACCGCGTTCTTCCTCGAGGCGGGCTTTTTGGGGGTGATGCTGTTTGGTTGGAATCGCGTTGGCCCCGGTTTGCACTTCTTTGCAACCTGCATGGTGGCGCTCGGCACTCTGATGTCCACCTTTTGGATTCTCGCCTCTAATAGCTGGATGCAGACCCCCCAAGGTTTTGAGGTTATCAATGGGCAAGTGGTGCCCGTTGACTGGCTGAAGGTGATCTTCAACCCCTCCTTCCCTTATCGGCTGCTGCATATGTCAACCGCCGCATTCTTAGCTTCAGCTTTCTTTGTTGGAGCCTCCGCCGCCTGGCATTTATTACGCAAGCGCGATACCCCGGTAATGCGGAAAATGCTGTCGATGGCGATGTGGATGGCCTTGATTGTCGCCCCGCTACAAGCGGTGATTGGCGATGCCCATGGCCTGAATACTTTGGAGTATCAACCGGCTAAAATTGCCGCCATTGAGGGGCATTGGGAGAATAAGCCCGGTGAAGCCACGCCGTTGATTCTGTTCGGCTGGCCGGATATGAAGCAGGAGAAAACCCATTTCGCGGTGGAGATTCCCTATTTAGGTAGCCTGATCCTGACCCACAGTTTGGAGAAACAGATCCCGGCGTTGAAATCTTTCCCACCGGAGGATCGGCCAAACTCCACCATCGTGTTCTGGTCATTCCGCATCATGGTCGGGTTGGGTATGTTGATGATTTTGGCCGGATTTTGGAGTTTATGGCTCCGCTGGCGTGGCGGTTTGTATCAGTCGCGCCCGTTCCTCTATTTCGTGTTGTGGATGGGGCCATCGGGGCTGATTGCGATTCTGGCCGGTTGGTTTACCACCGAAGTGGGCCGCCAGCCGTGGATTGTTTATGGCTTACAACGCACTCGCGATGCGGTGTCGTCTCATGGCGAGATGCATATGAGCATCAGTTTACTGGTATTCATTGTGGTTTATGGTTCGGTGTTTGGTGTGGGCTACGCCTATATGATGCGGCTGATTCGCCAAGGGCCAAAAGCCCACGAAGATAGCCAGCCAGAGCAAGGCGGCCCCGGCCAACACAAGACGCCTGCACGACCACTCTCCGCCGTCAGTGAGCCATTTGATACTGACCACAATCTTTCGCCGACTGACAATAATCACCACAGGAGCTAA
- the cydB gene encoding cytochrome d ubiquinol oxidase subunit II, which translates to MGVDLPLIWFVIIVFSTMMYVVMDGFDLGIGILFPLVKNSRDRDLMMNSVAPVWDGNETWLVLGGAALLGAFPLAYAVILDALAIPLTLMLLGLIFRGVAFEFRFKASPEKQHIWDKAFIGGSLVATFTQGMVVGAFIHGFPVTGRSYSGGPFDWFTPFALFCGLGLVTAYALLGCTWLIMKTEGHVQQVMHKLATPLTVAMLLIIAVISLWTPLAHPQIAARWFSLPNLFWFMPVPLLVLLASWALLRAVNRGGHYAPFLLTLLLVFLGYSGLGISIWPYLIPPAITLWQAAAPPQSLGFMLVGALFIIPIILVYTFWSYYVFRGKINHEQGYH; encoded by the coding sequence ATGGGTGTTGATCTTCCACTGATTTGGTTTGTCATCATTGTATTCAGCACCATGATGTATGTGGTGATGGATGGCTTCGATTTAGGGATTGGCATCCTGTTTCCGCTGGTCAAAAACAGCCGCGACCGGGATTTGATGATGAACAGCGTGGCCCCGGTTTGGGATGGCAACGAAACTTGGTTGGTACTGGGCGGCGCGGCTTTATTGGGCGCTTTCCCACTCGCCTATGCCGTGATTTTGGATGCACTGGCGATCCCGCTGACCCTGATGCTGTTGGGGTTAATTTTTCGCGGCGTGGCCTTTGAATTCCGCTTTAAAGCCAGCCCGGAAAAACAGCATATCTGGGATAAAGCGTTTATTGGCGGTTCGCTGGTTGCCACCTTTACACAGGGCATGGTGGTCGGAGCCTTTATTCATGGTTTCCCGGTGACTGGCCGCAGCTACAGCGGTGGGCCATTTGACTGGTTTACCCCCTTTGCCCTGTTTTGTGGCCTCGGGTTAGTGACGGCCTATGCCCTGCTCGGCTGCACTTGGTTGATTATGAAAACCGAAGGTCATGTGCAGCAGGTAATGCATAAGCTGGCGACCCCCCTCACCGTCGCGATGTTGCTGATTATTGCCGTCATTAGTCTCTGGACGCCGTTGGCACACCCCCAAATTGCGGCGCGTTGGTTCAGCTTGCCCAATCTGTTCTGGTTTATGCCGGTGCCACTCTTAGTGTTATTGGCCAGTTGGGCCTTGCTGCGCGCCGTCAACCGCGGGGGCCATTATGCCCCCTTCCTGCTGACGCTACTATTGGTATTCCTTGGCTATAGCGGCTTGGGGATCAGTATCTGGCCTTATCTGATTCCGCCCGCCATTACCTTGTGGCAAGCGGCAGCTCCCCCGCAGAGCTTAGGATTTATGCTGGTGGGCGCGCTGTTTATTATCCCCATCATTCTGGTTTATACCTTCTGGAGCTACTATGTATTCCGTGGGAAAATCAATCACGAACAGGGCTATCATTGA
- a CDS encoding DUF2474 domain-containing protein — translation MIKSPSPSPSTEPIKSPWWKRVGWMLIIWCGSVLALLAVSMLFRMMMTAAGMKSH, via the coding sequence ATGATTAAATCACCATCACCTTCCCCATCAACTGAGCCGATAAAATCACCTTGGTGGAAGCGCGTCGGCTGGATGCTGATTATCTGGTGCGGTAGCGTACTGGCGCTATTAGCGGTGTCCATGCTGTTCCGTATGATGATGACGGCGGCCGGGATGAAATCCCATTAG
- the narX gene encoding nitrate/nitrite two-component system sensor histidine kinase NarX yields the protein MKRYLIPLVNQISLLMILLGMLGLAGMTISSWMAQSIQGNAHAINKAGSLRMQSYRLLSMVPLDDRDLPYLVALEQDKTSSDLQQALKREGLTNQYLQIERYWQETLKPQLLEAKHPDEVAARVADFVHQLDALVLAIDHKTEQRLLLVTLIQLVFIILTLGLLLATIYYLRRRLLRPWLQLISMANAIGRGDFSKRYTLSNQRDEMGMLGTALNRMSQELSLIYSDLEQRVEQKTTDLQQKNQVLAFLYHSSRQLHTHQPLSERLVPVIDQLQALTPLENVQICLYGNHLYRTHLSDNMDGEYLPPQNSPTRSAVSKQLTISSGFSSVTQATSRESLSWSLSDKLGQYGLLLAKLPTDKPLNSDQQQLVNMLVEQLTSTLALESQARHQQQLLLMEERSSIARELHDSIAQSLSCLKIQVSCLQMQTPDLPAPSQLLVQQMRDELNIAYRQLRELLTTFRLKLNAATLQAALQTLVNEFSERANVPITLDFNLASDAVPDYQAIHMVNIAREALNNIYKHAHASKAEVKVMADQGEVVMSIIDNGCGIGQASERPNHYGLIIMQDRATSLGGQCDIRQREEGGTEVRVRFSPDNDDLD from the coding sequence ATGAAACGTTACCTTATCCCACTGGTGAATCAGATCTCATTGCTGATGATACTGCTGGGGATGCTGGGGTTGGCGGGCATGACGATTTCGTCGTGGATGGCGCAAAGCATTCAGGGTAATGCCCACGCCATTAATAAAGCGGGTTCACTGCGGATGCAAAGTTATCGGCTGCTCTCAATGGTGCCACTGGATGATCGCGATTTGCCTTATTTGGTGGCACTGGAGCAGGACAAAACCAGCAGTGATTTACAGCAAGCGCTCAAGCGGGAGGGCTTAACCAACCAGTACCTGCAAATCGAGCGCTACTGGCAAGAGACACTCAAACCTCAACTGCTAGAAGCCAAACACCCCGACGAAGTGGCGGCTCGTGTGGCTGACTTTGTTCACCAGCTTGACGCGCTGGTACTCGCCATTGACCATAAAACCGAGCAGCGTCTGTTGCTGGTGACCCTAATTCAGTTGGTCTTCATCATCCTAACTCTGGGACTGCTGTTAGCCACTATCTACTATCTGCGTCGCCGTTTGTTGCGCCCATGGTTACAATTAATCTCCATGGCGAACGCGATTGGGCGCGGTGATTTTAGCAAGCGCTACACCTTATCCAATCAACGTGACGAGATGGGCATGTTGGGGACGGCATTGAATCGAATGTCGCAGGAACTGTCGTTGATCTACAGTGATTTGGAGCAGAGAGTCGAGCAGAAGACCACTGATTTACAACAGAAAAATCAAGTATTGGCCTTTCTGTATCACAGCAGCCGCCAGCTACATACCCATCAACCGCTGAGTGAGCGGCTGGTGCCGGTGATTGATCAGTTGCAAGCCCTGACACCGCTGGAAAACGTGCAGATCTGTTTGTACGGCAATCATCTTTATCGTACACACCTCTCGGATAATATGGATGGTGAATATTTGCCGCCACAAAATAGCCCAACGCGATCTGCGGTCTCAAAACAGTTAACCATCAGCAGCGGGTTTAGCAGTGTCACTCAGGCGACATCACGGGAATCTCTGAGTTGGAGCCTGAGTGATAAGCTCGGCCAATATGGACTATTGCTGGCGAAGTTACCCACGGATAAACCGCTCAATTCAGATCAACAGCAGTTGGTTAACATGTTGGTCGAGCAGCTCACCAGTACCTTAGCGCTGGAGAGCCAAGCCCGACATCAGCAGCAATTACTGTTGATGGAGGAACGCTCCTCCATTGCACGCGAGCTGCACGACTCCATTGCACAATCCCTCTCTTGCCTGAAGATACAGGTGAGTTGCTTGCAGATGCAGACACCTGATTTGCCTGCCCCGAGCCAATTATTGGTACAGCAAATGCGCGATGAACTTAACATCGCCTATCGCCAGTTACGTGAACTGCTAACCACCTTCCGCTTGAAGCTCAATGCTGCAACCTTACAAGCGGCACTCCAGACGCTAGTCAATGAGTTCAGCGAACGAGCCAATGTGCCAATAACACTCGATTTTAACTTAGCCTCGGATGCGGTGCCTGACTATCAAGCTATTCATATGGTCAATATCGCCCGTGAGGCGCTGAACAATATCTATAAACATGCCCATGCCAGCAAGGCCGAGGTCAAAGTCATGGCGGATCAAGGCGAGGTTGTAATGTCCATCATCGATAATGGCTGTGGGATTGGGCAAGCCAGTGAGCGACCTAATCATTACGGCCTGATCATTATGCAGGACAGGGCCACCAGCTTGGGTGGGCAGTGCGATATTCGTCAGCGAGAAGAGGGAGGGACAGAAGTGCGGGTGCGATTTAGCCCGGACAATGATGACCTTGACTGA
- the cbl gene encoding HTH-type transcriptional regulator Cbl, giving the protein MNFQQLKIIRESARCNYNLTEVANTLFTSQSGVSRHIRELEEELGIEIFIRRGKRLLGMTEPGKELLTVAERMLNDANQIRRLADVFSSNDSGQLHIATTHTQARYSLPRVIKEFRLLYPQVKLVISQGNPQEIAAMLHSGEADIGIATELLMSDESIAAFPYYRWHHAIVVPENHPLTQEPNITLETLSTLPLITYRQGITGRSRLDNAFKNAGLTPDIALSAQDSDVIKTYVELGMGVGILADMSYEAHRDKGLVRLNAEHLFDANTVWLGLKRGQLQRNFIWFFIQLCNPTLSLHDIKEKVLAEATEEGVIDYQI; this is encoded by the coding sequence GTGAATTTCCAGCAGCTTAAAATTATTCGGGAATCAGCCCGTTGCAATTATAACCTCACGGAGGTGGCGAATACTTTATTCACCTCACAGTCGGGTGTCAGTCGGCATATCCGCGAGCTGGAAGAGGAGTTGGGGATTGAGATATTTATTCGTCGGGGTAAGCGCTTATTGGGGATGACAGAACCGGGGAAAGAGTTACTGACGGTGGCGGAGCGCATGTTAAATGACGCCAATCAAATTCGCCGCCTGGCCGATGTATTCAGCAGTAATGATAGCGGTCAGTTGCATATTGCCACCACCCATACGCAAGCACGCTACAGTTTGCCTCGGGTGATTAAAGAGTTTCGCTTGCTCTATCCGCAGGTTAAGTTGGTGATCAGTCAGGGTAATCCACAGGAGATTGCCGCCATGCTTCACTCCGGTGAAGCTGATATCGGTATTGCTACCGAGCTATTAATGAGTGATGAGTCCATCGCAGCATTTCCCTATTATCGCTGGCATCACGCCATTGTGGTGCCAGAGAATCACCCGTTAACTCAAGAACCCAATATCACACTGGAGACGCTAAGCACCTTGCCATTAATTACCTATCGTCAGGGGATTACGGGCCGTTCGCGTTTAGATAATGCCTTTAAAAATGCAGGCTTAACACCGGATATCGCACTCAGCGCGCAAGATTCTGATGTGATTAAGACCTATGTCGAGTTGGGTATGGGGGTGGGGATTCTGGCAGATATGTCCTATGAAGCACATCGTGATAAGGGGCTGGTACGACTGAATGCCGAGCACTTATTTGATGCCAACACGGTTTGGTTGGGGTTAAAACGCGGTCAGTTACAACGTAACTTTATCTGGTTCTTTATTCAGCTCTGTAATCCAACACTCTCCCTGCATGATATCAAAGAGAAAGTGCTGGCCGAGGCAACAGAAGAAGGGGTGATCGATTACCAAATTTAG